In one Umezawaea sp. Da 62-37 genomic region, the following are encoded:
- a CDS encoding aldo/keto reductase: protein MRYRLFGRTGLRVSELFLGTMGFATDDARRLVDVYAAAGGNVIDTANSYGDSELVVGKALEGRRDRFVLATKYTCSTDTSDPNAAGNHRKNLVRSLDDSLRRLRTDHVDVYWVHVWDRHTPVEETMRALDDAVRAGKILYTGVSDTPAWIVSQANTLADWRGWTPFAGLQVPYNLLNRDAERDLLPMAEAFGLTTATWGPLAGGKLSAAASGTRFAESDLSRSTFAVREVAAELGATPAQVAIAWCRAKSRTVHPIIGASTVEQLTDNLGAVDVVLPPEAVARLDSGTDFAVGFPSEFIAQCERHPEVFGEAYSRLDGR from the coding sequence ATGAGGTACCGGCTCTTCGGCCGCACGGGCCTTCGGGTCTCCGAACTGTTCCTGGGAACCATGGGGTTCGCCACCGACGACGCCCGCCGACTGGTCGACGTGTACGCCGCCGCGGGCGGCAACGTGATCGACACGGCCAACAGCTACGGGGACAGCGAACTCGTCGTCGGCAAGGCGCTCGAAGGTCGTCGGGACCGCTTCGTGCTGGCCACGAAGTACACCTGCTCGACCGACACCTCGGACCCCAACGCCGCGGGCAACCACCGCAAGAACCTGGTGCGCTCGCTGGACGACAGCCTCCGCAGGCTCCGCACCGACCACGTGGACGTGTACTGGGTCCACGTCTGGGACCGGCACACACCGGTCGAGGAGACCATGCGCGCGCTGGACGACGCCGTCCGCGCGGGCAAGATCCTCTACACCGGCGTCTCCGACACCCCGGCGTGGATCGTCAGCCAGGCCAACACGCTGGCCGACTGGCGCGGCTGGACCCCGTTCGCGGGCCTCCAGGTCCCCTACAACCTGCTCAACCGCGACGCCGAACGTGACCTGCTGCCGATGGCCGAGGCGTTCGGCCTGACCACCGCCACCTGGGGGCCGTTGGCGGGCGGCAAGCTCTCCGCCGCGGCGTCGGGCACCCGGTTCGCCGAATCCGACCTGAGCCGGAGCACGTTCGCCGTGCGCGAGGTCGCCGCCGAGCTGGGGGCCACCCCGGCGCAGGTCGCGATCGCCTGGTGCCGGGCCAAGTCCCGGACCGTGCACCCGATCATCGGGGCGAGCACGGTGGAGCAGTTGACGGACAACCTCGGCGCCGTGGACGTGGTGCTGCCGCCGGAAGCCGTGGCGCGCCTGGACTCCGGCACCGACTTCGCCGTCGGGTTCCCCTCGGAGTTCATCGCCCAGTGCGAGCGGCACCCCGAGGTGTTCGGGGAGGCCTACTCGCGCCTGGACGGCCGCTGA
- a CDS encoding globin, producing MATPENFYEAVGGYDTFHRIVARFYQEVATDEVLRPLYPEEDLGPAEERFRMFLMQYWGGPHTYSDQRGHPRLRMRHQPFTIGPIERDAWLRCMKIAVDEENLAPEHRAQLWAYLEMAANSLMNAWV from the coding sequence GTGGCCACTCCGGAGAACTTCTACGAAGCGGTGGGCGGGTACGACACCTTCCACCGCATCGTCGCGCGCTTCTACCAGGAAGTGGCGACCGACGAGGTGCTGCGGCCGCTGTACCCGGAGGAGGACCTCGGCCCCGCCGAGGAGCGCTTCCGGATGTTCCTCATGCAGTACTGGGGCGGCCCGCACACCTATTCCGACCAACGCGGCCACCCGAGGCTGCGGATGCGGCACCAGCCGTTCACCATCGGCCCGATCGAGCGCGACGCCTGGCTGCGCTGCATGAAGATCGCGGTCGACGAGGAGAACCTGGCGCCCGAACACCGCGCGCAGCTCTGGGCGTACCTGGAGATGGCCGCGAACAGCCTCATGAACGCCTGGGTCTGA
- a CDS encoding glycoside hydrolase family 13 protein gives MRRSSDLQPEIADESAWWRDAVFYQVYVRSFADSNNDGVGDLDGIRSRLGYLELLGVDALWLTPFYRSPMADHGYDVAHPRDVDPMFGDLAAFDALVADAHSHNMRITIDLVPNHTSDRHDWFQAALAAGPGSPERSRYIFRDGGGYDGSQPPNNWTSLFGGPAWTRVRDGQWYLHLFAPQQPDLNWDNPEVHADLEQTLRFWLDRGVDGFRIDVAHGMAKPYDLPNMDPRALGTSGVLRDDVRDPRFDDDGVHEIHRMIRKVLDSYPGRMAVGEVWVTDDERFARYIRPDELHLAFNFRLVEAGFDADQVRSAIDHSLGAVQPLGTPPTWTLSNHDVVRHVTRYGGGPLGEKRARAMILVELALPGVVYLYNGEELGLPNVELPEWALQDPTWERSGRTERGRDGCRVPIPWEGDAPPFGFSENARTWLPVPNEWNHLTAEAQLEDPGSMLSLYRHALELRKTQQAISGDELEWYGAPPGCFAFRRKGGGLICALNTSGASVPLPPGEILISSGPMDGAQLPPDTAVWLV, from the coding sequence GTGCGACGATCCTCCGACCTCCAACCAGAGATCGCCGACGAGTCCGCCTGGTGGCGTGACGCGGTGTTCTACCAGGTGTACGTCCGCTCCTTCGCCGACTCGAACAACGACGGCGTCGGCGACCTGGACGGCATCCGCTCCCGACTCGGCTACCTGGAGTTGCTGGGCGTCGACGCGCTGTGGCTGACGCCGTTCTACCGCTCGCCGATGGCCGACCACGGCTACGACGTGGCGCACCCCAGGGACGTGGACCCGATGTTCGGGGACCTGGCCGCGTTCGACGCGCTGGTCGCCGACGCGCACTCGCACAACATGCGGATCACCATCGACCTGGTGCCGAACCACACGAGCGACCGGCACGACTGGTTCCAGGCCGCGCTCGCCGCGGGCCCCGGCAGCCCGGAGCGGTCGCGCTACATCTTCCGCGACGGCGGCGGCTACGACGGTTCGCAGCCGCCGAACAACTGGACGAGCCTCTTCGGCGGGCCCGCGTGGACCCGCGTCCGCGACGGCCAGTGGTACCTGCACCTGTTCGCCCCGCAGCAGCCGGACCTGAACTGGGACAACCCGGAGGTCCACGCCGACCTGGAGCAGACGCTCCGGTTCTGGCTCGACCGCGGTGTCGACGGCTTCCGCATCGACGTGGCGCACGGCATGGCCAAGCCCTACGACCTGCCGAACATGGACCCGCGCGCGCTCGGCACGTCCGGCGTGCTGAGGGACGACGTCCGCGACCCCCGGTTCGACGACGACGGCGTGCACGAGATCCACCGCATGATCCGCAAGGTCCTGGACTCCTACCCCGGCCGGATGGCCGTCGGCGAGGTCTGGGTGACCGACGACGAGCGGTTCGCGCGCTACATCCGGCCCGACGAGCTGCACCTGGCGTTCAACTTCCGGCTGGTCGAGGCGGGTTTCGACGCCGACCAGGTGCGGTCGGCGATCGACCACTCCCTCGGCGCCGTCCAGCCGCTGGGCACGCCGCCCACGTGGACGCTGTCGAACCACGACGTGGTGCGGCACGTGACCCGCTACGGCGGCGGCCCGCTCGGCGAGAAGCGCGCGCGGGCGATGATCCTCGTGGAGCTGGCGCTGCCCGGCGTCGTCTACCTGTACAACGGCGAGGAGCTGGGCCTGCCGAACGTCGAGCTGCCCGAGTGGGCGCTGCAAGACCCGACGTGGGAGCGCTCCGGGCGCACCGAGCGGGGCCGTGACGGCTGCCGCGTGCCGATCCCGTGGGAGGGCGACGCCCCGCCGTTCGGGTTCTCGGAGAACGCGCGCACGTGGCTGCCGGTGCCGAACGAGTGGAACCACCTGACCGCCGAGGCGCAGCTCGAGGATCCCGGTTCGATGCTGTCGCTCTACCGGCACGCCCTGGAGCTGCGCAAGACGCAGCAGGCCATCTCGGGCGACGAGCTGGAGTGGTACGGCGCCCCTCCCGGCTGCTTCGCGTTCCGCCGCAAGGGCGGCGGGCTGATCTGCGCCCTCAACACCTCCGGCGCGTCCGTCCCGCTGCCCCCCGGCGAGATCCTGATCTCCAGCGGTCCCATGGACGGCGCGCAGCTGCCCCCGGACACCGCGGTGTGGCTGGTCTGA
- a CDS encoding tetratricopeptide repeat protein: MTGTHNEVSGTVFGPVVQAEHIGTLALPAPQPLAVTGLPPARPLSGREVECDRLAALLDPVVVEGHVVVLSGLGGVGKTALVLRVARDAVDRGRFPGGVLFVDLQGYDPARTKTPETVLNAFVRMLGVRGEHLPPDPGPLYRSLLAEREDMLIVVDNASSSDQVRPLLPGVDRHRVVVTSRNQLADLGVLLDLGVLNENAALDMIGERSDEARELARLCGYLPLALTIVGALLSVEPRCPIGRLVEDLADARYRLDELSFSGSVDIRAAFDLSFAKLDPDQRSVFSQLSIHPGPDLGLGVAAAVAGLSERQVRRLVDSLVRASLLQTDGTRRYGFHDLVRLYAVEKAIDVGGVTGRIVEHYRSRVGSADRIIRPTGPQIESSEFFDGRTEAMAWFDAECENLIACVSLAHTAGLHTGACVISHHMFSYLDLRARMADWIAINQVALASAGHLHNRRITMGVLSDLGVAYRSAGRLDDAIHCYERIIEVGDGEENGGYLVNLATIHYEREEFSLAVRHYRKSLALLRIEGDVHGAGQVLNNLGLCYMAMERYTAAVDCLAEALDIRRVVRDLHGEGQTLNNLGAALVKEGRLEEGADHLERGLEIKREVGDLRGICTSLLNLGNAHRARKDLESARRCWEEAISALEGLDEQDSLDHLRGLLVELDASPA; this comes from the coding sequence ATGACGGGTACGCACAACGAGGTCTCCGGGACCGTGTTCGGCCCAGTCGTCCAAGCCGAGCACATCGGCACCCTGGCACTTCCCGCGCCGCAACCTCTGGCCGTCACCGGTCTGCCACCCGCACGGCCGCTGTCCGGTCGCGAGGTGGAGTGCGATCGGCTCGCGGCACTCCTGGACCCTGTTGTCGTGGAAGGGCACGTCGTCGTCCTGTCGGGACTCGGAGGTGTGGGCAAGACCGCTTTGGTGCTGCGCGTCGCACGCGACGCGGTGGATCGTGGCCGGTTTCCGGGAGGTGTCCTGTTCGTCGACCTCCAGGGTTACGACCCGGCACGGACGAAGACACCGGAAACCGTGCTCAACGCCTTCGTCCGGATGTTGGGTGTGCGCGGTGAGCACCTGCCTCCCGATCCTGGTCCGCTCTACCGCTCCTTGCTCGCGGAGCGGGAGGACATGCTCATCGTGGTGGACAACGCGTCGTCGTCAGACCAGGTGCGACCGCTACTGCCGGGTGTAGACCGGCACCGCGTCGTGGTGACGAGCCGCAACCAACTCGCCGATCTGGGTGTCCTGCTCGACCTTGGTGTGCTCAACGAGAACGCCGCACTCGACATGATCGGCGAACGTTCGGATGAAGCACGTGAACTGGCCCGTCTCTGCGGCTACCTCCCCTTGGCGTTGACCATCGTCGGTGCCTTGTTGTCGGTCGAGCCACGCTGCCCGATCGGGCGGTTGGTCGAAGACCTGGCCGACGCCAGGTACCGCCTCGACGAGCTGAGCTTCTCGGGCAGCGTCGACATCCGGGCCGCGTTCGACCTGTCTTTCGCCAAGCTGGACCCGGATCAGCGAAGCGTGTTCTCCCAGCTGTCGATCCACCCCGGTCCCGATCTGGGACTGGGCGTCGCCGCCGCGGTCGCGGGACTGTCCGAACGTCAAGTCCGACGGCTGGTCGACAGTCTGGTTCGGGCGAGCCTGCTCCAGACGGACGGCACCCGCCGGTACGGGTTCCACGACTTGGTGCGCCTGTACGCGGTCGAGAAGGCCATTGATGTCGGGGGCGTCACCGGCCGGATCGTCGAGCACTACCGCTCGAGAGTGGGCAGTGCCGACCGGATCATCCGACCGACAGGTCCTCAGATCGAATCCTCGGAATTCTTCGACGGCCGTACCGAGGCGATGGCGTGGTTCGACGCCGAGTGCGAGAACCTCATCGCGTGCGTCTCCCTGGCACATACCGCAGGGCTTCACACCGGGGCGTGCGTGATATCGCACCACATGTTCTCCTACTTGGATCTCCGTGCGCGCATGGCCGACTGGATCGCGATCAACCAGGTGGCCCTCGCGTCCGCAGGTCACCTCCACAACCGCCGGATCACCATGGGGGTGCTGAGCGATCTGGGTGTCGCCTACCGCAGTGCGGGTCGATTGGACGATGCGATCCACTGCTACGAGCGAATCATCGAGGTCGGCGACGGAGAGGAGAACGGCGGTTATCTGGTCAACCTCGCCACAATCCATTACGAGAGAGAAGAATTCTCGCTGGCCGTCAGGCACTACCGCAAAAGTTTGGCTCTCCTTCGGATCGAAGGAGATGTTCATGGTGCCGGACAAGTGTTGAACAACCTGGGTCTGTGCTACATGGCGATGGAGCGGTACACCGCTGCCGTCGACTGCCTGGCGGAGGCACTGGACATCAGGCGCGTGGTTCGGGACCTGCACGGAGAGGGACAGACCCTCAACAACCTGGGGGCGGCTTTGGTGAAAGAGGGGCGCCTGGAAGAAGGTGCCGATCACTTGGAGCGCGGACTGGAGATCAAGCGCGAGGTCGGTGATCTGCGTGGGATCTGCACGTCGTTGTTGAACCTCGGCAACGCTCATCGGGCGCGAAAAGACCTCGAATCGGCGAGGAGATGCTGGGAGGAAGCGATTAGCGCCTTGGAGGGCTTGGACGAACAGGACTCGCTGGATCACCTGCGTGGACTACTGGTGGAACTCGACGCGTCCCCAGCGTGA